The proteins below come from a single Triticum aestivum cultivar Chinese Spring chromosome 5D, IWGSC CS RefSeq v2.1, whole genome shotgun sequence genomic window:
- the LOC123125309 gene encoding putrescine hydroxycinnamoyltransferase 3-like gives MKVKVLSSRLVKPAYTAGEVPVPATEYIPLSIFDKVTFEMQMAIIYAFAPPAPTTASIEKGLALVLAQYRAFAGQLGESPDGTPSVILNDRGARLIEASVDADLVDMAPSKPTPELLKLHPDLEAEHQEVVLLQLTRFRCGSLAVGFTSNHVVADGHATSNFLVAWGRATRGLPMGLPPVHHQKDLFKPRSSPRVEHEHRNREYYLPSPTDVVGHHGDAADNIVIHKAHFTKDFIAGLRAKASEGRGRPFSRFETILAHLWRTMTRARDLSPEETSKIRLSVDGRHRLGQPAEYFGNMVLWAFPRSTVGDLLNRPLKHAAQVIHDEVARVDGAYFQSFVDFASSGAAEKEGLARSAVCKDAHCPDVEVDSWLTFPFYELDFGTGSPSYFMPAYFPTEGMLFLAPSNFGDGSVDAFVPLFQENLQAFKECCYSME, from the coding sequence ATGAAGGTCAAGGTGTTGAGCTCCAGGCTCGTCAAGCCTGCCTATACTGCCGGCGAAGTGCCGGTGCCGGCCACCGAGTACATTCCACTATCCATCTTCGACAAGGTGACGTTCGAGATGCAGATGGCCATCATCTACGCCTTCGCGCCGCCCGCGCCCACCACGGCCTCCATCGAGAAGGGCCTTGCGCTGGTCCTCGCCCAGTACCGCGCCTTTGCCGGGCAGCTCGGTGAGTCCCCCGACGGCACGCCGTCCGTCATCCTCAACGACCGTGGCGCGCGCTTGATTGAGGCGTCCGTGGACGCGGATCTCGTCGACATGGCGCCCTCGAAGCCCACGCCTGAGCTGCTCAAGCTGCATCCTGACCTGGAGGCGGAGCACCAGGAGGTTGTGCTGCTGCAGCTGACACGGTTCCGGTGTGGCTCGCTCGCTGTAGGGTTCACGTCCAACCACGTTGTCGCCGACGGCCACGCCACCAGCAACTTTCTCGTGGCCTGGGGGCGCGCCACTAGAGGGCTCCCCATGGGCCTGCCTCCCGTACACCACCAGAAGGACCTCTTCAAGCCACGATCGTCGCCTCGCGTGGAGCACGAGCACCGTAACAGGGAGTACTACCTACCGTCGCCCACCGACGTGGTCGGTCACCACGGCGACGCCGCCGACAACATCGTCATCCACAAGGCGCACTTCACCAAGGACTTCATCGCCGGTCTGCGCGCCAAGGCGTCCGAGGGGCGCGGCCGCCCGTTCAGCCGGTTCGAAACCATCCTCGCCCACCTGTGGCGCACCATGACTCGCGCACGCGACCTGAGCCCCGAAGAGACCTCCAAGATCCGGCTGTCCGTGGACGGGCGGCACCGGCTCGGCCAGCCGGCGGAGTACTTCGGCAACATGGTGCTCTGGGCGTTCCCGCGCTCCACGGTGGGTGACCTCCTGAACCGACCGCTGAAGCACGCGGCGCAGGTGATCCACGACGAGGTGGCGAGGGTGGACGGCGCCTACTTCCAATCTTTCGTCGACTTCGCCAGCTCCGGCGCCGCCGAGAAGGAGGGCCTGGCGCGGAGCGCCGTCTGCAAGGACGCGCATTGCCCGGACGTGGAGGTGGACAGCTGGCTGACGTTCCCGTTCTACGAGCTGGACTTCGGCACGGGGAGCCCGAGCTACTTCATGCCGGCCTACTTCCCCACGGAGGGGATGCTCTTCCTGGCGCCGTCCAACTTCGGCGACGGCAGCGTCGATGCCTTCGTACCCTTATTCCAAGAGAACCTCCAAGCGTTCAAAGAATGTTGCTACTCCATGGAATAG